Proteins from one Paenibacillus amylolyticus genomic window:
- a CDS encoding WYL domain-containing protein, whose translation MAKESFDKEIQFLRMLSLTSGAYTRKQYAERLGISVHTFDKTNRRLKEIMQSVTDQRSGTEASREMADLVRFQYGESAEPMLLFLFRAKSMKETEVQRLSVLLHTLQNTALTAMELLDACCADLPEDLALPDEKTIRSDLKYLEEVGVIRKEPGGRPYRYALEQDVLTELTVDEQLELYDFVDMMANTQVPSVQGYLLRDSLKKAIIASYPQDEATEPYIYKYHYYSRILDEAHLYTLLSAIRQRKRVQFLYYSPKKPSSYSSQNTNPRFERETGGRSNRIVPLEVVYDHQYGRWYVIGFQGRRGFVKFRMEGITQLEEQDSVDEEYMVELKQQWSDLSRYSWLVDTGNTVTVRARFFHPGRGQRNFILDRVRLQGQWGKIIPETEHTFLYEIQVNGTTEIKPWLRSFGSSCEIIAPQRLRQEMIQEWKEIAEYYEPVREDVQLPDDDPTE comes from the coding sequence ATGGCTAAAGAGAGTTTTGACAAAGAAATTCAGTTCTTACGCATGTTATCCCTGACAAGTGGTGCATATACCCGCAAACAGTATGCCGAACGGCTTGGCATATCCGTACATACCTTTGATAAAACCAATCGCAGGTTAAAAGAAATCATGCAGAGCGTCACGGACCAGCGTTCAGGTACCGAAGCAAGCCGGGAAATGGCTGATCTTGTCCGCTTCCAGTATGGAGAATCCGCTGAGCCCATGCTGCTCTTCCTCTTCCGCGCCAAGTCGATGAAAGAGACCGAAGTTCAGCGTCTTTCCGTCCTTTTGCATACCCTACAAAATACAGCCCTCACCGCGATGGAACTGCTGGACGCTTGCTGTGCTGATCTGCCGGAAGATCTGGCGTTACCTGATGAGAAAACCATTCGCTCGGATCTGAAATATCTGGAAGAGGTTGGCGTTATTCGGAAAGAACCCGGTGGCAGACCGTATCGATATGCTTTGGAACAAGATGTCCTTACCGAATTAACCGTGGATGAACAGCTGGAGTTGTATGATTTTGTGGATATGATGGCGAATACCCAGGTTCCTTCCGTGCAGGGGTATTTATTGCGGGACAGTCTGAAGAAAGCCATTATAGCAAGTTATCCGCAAGACGAAGCTACCGAGCCCTATATCTATAAGTATCACTACTATTCTCGTATCCTGGACGAAGCTCATCTCTACACGCTGCTTAGTGCGATTCGTCAGCGCAAACGTGTGCAGTTCCTATATTATTCGCCGAAAAAACCATCCAGCTACAGTTCACAGAATACGAATCCACGCTTCGAAAGGGAAACAGGCGGACGATCCAACCGGATCGTGCCTCTTGAAGTGGTCTATGACCATCAGTATGGTCGTTGGTATGTCATTGGATTTCAGGGCCGCCGGGGCTTTGTGAAATTCCGCATGGAAGGTATCACTCAGTTGGAGGAACAGGATTCTGTAGATGAGGAATACATGGTTGAATTGAAGCAGCAGTGGAGCGACCTCAGTCGCTACAGTTGGCTGGTAGATACGGGGAACACCGTGACGGTTCGAGCTCGCTTTTTCCACCCGGGACGTGGTCAGCGCAATTTCATTCTGGATCGGGTTCGGCTGCAGGGTCAATGGGGCAAGATCATTCCCGAAACGGAGCATACCTTTCTCTACGAAATCCAGGTCAACGGTACCACCGAGATCAAACCGTGGTTGCGAAGTTTTGGCTCAAGCTGTGAAATCATCGCACCGCAGAGACTACGCCAGGAGATGATTCAGGAATGGAAGGAGATTGCGGAATATTATGAACCTGTTCGAGAAGATGTTCAATTACCAGATGATGACCCGACTGAATGA